The following is a genomic window from Mustela lutreola isolate mMusLut2 chromosome 5, mMusLut2.pri, whole genome shotgun sequence.
AAAGATTCTGATCTTAAACCTACTGGGAAAGGTTCCTACCTTAAGCGTAGACGGTTTTGAGTAGGAAAGTAAATTCACTAGTTGCTAcctaatttctttaaaagcagTTGATTTACTTCCATCATTAATAGAACATACTGCCCAAATAAtaacaaagagaaaggagagcttcaaactttttaaattgagtttaTTTAAACAAATCCACATCTGGCCAATCGTGTACTACATTCTTGCTTAACAGTATTAACCATAAAGGAGTTCAGGTTTATAGGCCTTAGTTTACCTATTGAACCATCATTGACTATGGAAATACTTTCTAAACAATCAACAGACAGACaacattcttttatcttttccattaCAACTCTCAAGACAGACTCTCAAATTTAAGAGTATGATATGCTAGATAAAGAAAATAGGATATAGGGGATTCATTTCATACATGATAGTGAAAATCAAGACTCTTAGATATACAAAGTGtaagtagatatttaaaatgtagtcCTAGCAAAATATTCATGTGTCAGTATTTCTGGAACTTAAAAGATGAATTCACTGAGTTCTTTAAAGGTTTAATCAATTAAAAACATAAGATTTAAAAGACtaagataatatttttttgagaaataagaaaaaaatggaaaacatgtcTTTGTTGTTCCTTCTCCATTCTAAATTGCTAACTATCCAACAGAAACCCCTAGGTCATAGTTTATGTCTCTGTTCTCATTAAAGCAAGTAGAatgctggaaaaagaaaaagaaagacatattAACCAAATGCTGCAATCacctttataataaaataatgaaaacatggtTTGGGCAaaaatttctttgatttaaattttaaaatttgtaagccAATTAATAGATTTCTCCATGTTTGTACAAATCCAATTCTTATTTTTGGATCAGTATTAATTAGCTTATAAAATGCTGGAAATAAAATTGTCCAGACCTACTTGGGGAGTATGTCTTATTTAACTATTTAGTATGAAGGTCATTTTCACATTTTGGCCTTATTTTTTCAGCTTCAAATGGTGCTGGCTTCTGTGGGCTGAAGCTGCTGACTTGCTTGTCAGGCAGCAGGAGGCAATCGTCACTGTCAAGACTCAATGACGTTCTCCTCTGCCCACAGGCCCTGTCAGCTGCATAAAGAGGGGAGGGTTTCCTTACATTGTCAGGTGATTGCAGACCCTGTTTTTTCAAATATCAGATGTCGTCAGTGTCAGCATCAGCTGCTAGGGGCCAACCCTGAATCTTTAGGCAATGTGCAGAGTAACTGATTTATACAACCCTTTCGTCAGAGCTTCTTTTGTGGGACAGAAAGTTGTAAACCTTCACTTCCTGCTGGCAGATTTCAGTTCTCTGGGTGGCCCTGTCTTTGGTGGGTCTTTTGTTTATGGTGCTGATGAAGGCCCTCAGGAGCGGGATACTCAGCCGCATCTGGGGCTTCTGGTCGCTGAGTCTCCGAAAGCTCCTTGTTCCCATGATGCTGATGCCCATGcttgtgatggtggtggtggtggaggtggtggtggtggtggtggtgatggtgtggTTGGGGAGCCTCCGTTGTGTTTCCCACAGTAGGCGAAGATACCATTTCACAgaagtctttagcttccagggtCTAGAACAAATTTACAATCACTTATCAATAAATGTAAAGATTTAGCAAGAGTGCACAAAAAATGATTTGCAGAGCTACAATATGTAACATTCAAGCCAGTTAATTAGGATTTAACTGGCTTTGTTTTTCTAGAATTATATTAATGAGATACAAATCTGAAATCGGTTTCAACACCTCGACTTACTAATATTTGCTTTCCGTCATACCTAATTACAAACTGCATCTTATACAAAATCTGCATTTAATCAAAGATTCCCCAAGCTTCTTACAAGGGAATTAACATTAGTGTtttgtaaatacataaaatacagcataagcaaattaaaatttaacagttCACCTAAGCTTCTAAACTGGTTAAATCAACAGCAGAAATCAGATTTTTCTTATCAAGAAGATTTCCcaaattttttaagaattctgaagaagaggggtgcctgggtggctcagtgggttaaagtctctgcctttggctcaggtcatgatctcagggtcctgggatctctgctcagtggggaatctgcttcctcctctctctctgcctacctgtgatctctctctctttttctgtcaaataaataaaatcttcaaaggaaaaaaaaaaaaagaattctgaagaaTTAAGAGACAGATAAGGcttaaaaagaacacaaatgggggcgcctgggtggttcagtgggttgggccgctgccttcggctcaggtcatgatctcagagtcctgggatcgagtcccgcatcgggctctctgctcagcagggagcctgcttccctctctctctctgcctgcctctccatctacttgtgatttctctctgtcaaataaataaataaaatcttaaaaaaaaaaaaaaaaaagaacacaaatgacTTTACTTACATCTGCAGAAGGAAGACTAGATTAACTGGTTAAAAGAACTTACCACTGATTGCAGTAAAGTCAAACAAATATCAAGCAGCTGACCTACACAGAACCTTTCACATCTGTATCACTTTATCATTCTATTCAAATATAATGCTATATTCTGAAGCAAACTAATTTCTGATAACtcaaaaatgccaaaaaaaactCTGCTCAAAATGAGTCATTTTTCATGCCTCAACTTACTCCAGGAAATGTTTTGAACTTCACTACTTTTGTTACTAGGTTCCTCCTGTCAGGCTGTGGGGGGCAAGGAGCAAATCCCACCaatcctgctgagcaagagatTCCATTCTGCATCAATCTAGTTAATTTACTGCaagtcttttttttgttgttgtttagtgtGCTCACAAAATCATAGCCTCAAAGCTTACAGATAGAGCAGCAGCATACAAAACTTTTACCTAAAGTGATTTGTAAGCACAGTTAGTGAGTCTTTGGTCTCTCACACTGATCTTTTAAGTGTTCACcgtttttgaaaagttaaaaattccaCTGGATTTTTGCATACAACTATTAAATGGTACTTTTAAGAattcaatgtaatttttaaagtttgtattcaaattccagttaacatacaatgtagtattaggttcaggtgtacaatataatgatgcAGCACTTCCATTCAACAcatggtgctcatcacaacagatGCAggccttaatccccatcacctgcttCACCCATTTCCCcgccccatcccccctcccctctggtaaccatcagtttgttctctgcagttaagagtctgtttctggttctTGGTTTGCTACCCTGCCCCTCTTTTCCCCCCTTGgctcatttgttcatttcttttttttttttttttttttgctttgtttattttatttctttttttccaaatttttactaAATTCCAGAGAGTTAACATTCAGTAcaatattagttccaggtgccgaattcagtgattcatcacttacatagaacaccaagtgctcatcacaagtgccttccttaatgcccatcacttgCTTAa
Proteins encoded in this region:
- the SELENOP gene encoding selenoprotein P codes for the protein MWRSLGLALALCLLPVGGTESQGQSTMCKQPPQWSIGDQNPMLNSSGSVTVVALLQASUYLCILQASRLEDLRVKLEKEGYLNISYVVVNHQGLSSQLQYMNLKNKVSEHIPVYQQEENQTDVWTLLNGKKDDFLIYDRCGRLVYHLGLPYSFLTFPYVEEAIKIAYCEEKCGNCSLMTLEAKDFCEMVSSPTVGNTTEAPQPHHHHHHHHHLHHHHHHKHGHQHHGNKELSETQRPEAPDAAEYPAPEGLHQHHKQKTHQRQGHPENUNLPAGSEGLQLSVPQKKLURKGCINQLLCTLPKDSGLAPSSUCUHURHLIFEKTGSAITUQCKETLPSLCSUQGLWAEENVIESUQURLPPAAUQASQQLQPTEASTI